Proteins encoded in a region of the Novibacillus thermophilus genome:
- a CDS encoding GNAT family N-acetyltransferase, whose product MDADIKETPWDKKAFGINTYEIVNPTEEVLKKTLNMDGHFTVKIDPLADSEPLYRYGFYYCGTLIEPYCRKEHFRDFRDDRVTLKREVADFAELKNLSDGSFVHGRFHRDFSLDRELADRRYANWLRQMYEEDNVFSLYYNGELAGFFGFSGPQILLYTHKPQYRGKGMAKYFWSAACRELFSYGHDELISSISAANMPILNLSVSLGFKFRRPRDVYHKLNRV is encoded by the coding sequence ATGGATGCGGACATAAAAGAAACGCCGTGGGACAAGAAAGCTTTCGGCATCAACACGTACGAAATTGTCAATCCGACAGAAGAGGTGCTGAAAAAGACGTTGAACATGGACGGCCACTTCACTGTGAAAATTGATCCCCTTGCCGACAGCGAGCCCCTCTACCGTTACGGTTTTTACTACTGCGGCACGCTAATCGAACCGTATTGTCGGAAGGAGCACTTTCGCGACTTCCGCGACGACCGGGTGACACTGAAGCGGGAGGTTGCAGACTTCGCCGAATTGAAAAACCTTTCCGACGGCTCGTTTGTCCACGGTCGGTTTCACCGGGACTTCAGCCTTGACCGGGAGCTTGCTGACCGGCGGTACGCAAACTGGTTACGTCAAATGTATGAGGAGGACAACGTCTTCAGCTTGTACTACAACGGAGAGCTCGCCGGCTTCTTCGGCTTCAGCGGACCCCAAATTTTGCTGTACACACACAAACCACAATACAGAGGCAAAGGGATGGCCAAGTACTTCTGGAGTGCGGCGTGCCGAGAACTGTTTTCGTACGGACACGACGAATTGATTAGTTCCATTTCGGCGGCGAACATGCCAATTCTCAATTTGAGTGTGTCACTCGGCTTTAAATTTCGTCGACCGCGTGACGTCTATCACAAATTGAACCGGGTGTAA
- a CDS encoding GDSL-type esterase/lipase family protein, producing the protein MKCTGWLVTAIASVISCILLFSGFVMSIGEVTRPPASDWQSLDTGDRKVPLDVGAFSLVALGDSLTRGTGDDSGKGYVGVLKEAFEKRHDRVIVHNFGVQGATLSDLLKQIEEREVKRTIAGASVITVSIGGNDLFRGGRSLQNFDPEGLSSIQTAAVQNIDKLFAGIRSVNQEAPVVYVGLYNPFPEWRDANLYAKVVHDWNYQVSLMASQYDNVVVAPTFDIIRDPETDLYSDHFHPNGKSYQHIARRILEGLP; encoded by the coding sequence ATGAAATGCACAGGGTGGCTCGTGACGGCGATAGCGTCCGTTATCTCTTGTATTCTTTTGTTCAGTGGATTCGTAATGAGTATCGGCGAGGTGACTCGTCCACCTGCATCGGACTGGCAGTCCCTAGACACAGGGGACAGGAAGGTTCCCCTTGATGTTGGAGCTTTTTCCCTCGTCGCCCTCGGCGATTCCCTCACCCGGGGGACCGGCGACGACAGTGGCAAAGGATATGTGGGAGTGTTAAAAGAGGCGTTCGAAAAAAGGCACGACAGAGTCATCGTCCACAATTTCGGCGTACAGGGTGCCACACTTTCGGATTTACTCAAGCAAATTGAAGAGAGAGAGGTGAAGCGGACGATAGCCGGCGCCTCAGTCATTACTGTCTCCATCGGTGGCAACGATTTGTTTAGAGGAGGCAGGTCCTTGCAAAATTTTGATCCCGAGGGGTTGTCTTCCATCCAGACTGCCGCTGTTCAGAACATCGACAAGTTGTTCGCCGGCATTCGGTCCGTCAATCAAGAGGCGCCTGTTGTGTACGTCGGCCTGTACAACCCGTTTCCCGAATGGCGAGACGCCAACCTGTATGCGAAAGTTGTCCACGATTGGAACTACCAAGTGTCGCTCATGGCCAGCCAATACGACAATGTGGTGGTCGCCCCGACATTTGACATCATCCGCGACCCAGAGACCGATCTGTACAGCGACCACTTTCACCCGAACGGGAAGAGCTATCAACATATTGCAAGGAGAATACTGGAGGGATTGCCATGA
- a CDS encoding P-II family nitrogen regulator, translating into MNKVEAIIRPESFQKLRQALLGLGVRGMTVSEVAGFGLQKGQTGVFRGSVFEMQFLPKVKVELVIEESRVDAVIEAIRSSCATGKVGDGKIFVYPVEDAVRIRTGEQGLEALTGE; encoded by the coding sequence ATGAATAAAGTAGAGGCGATTATTCGACCTGAAAGTTTTCAAAAACTGAGGCAAGCATTGTTGGGGTTAGGTGTCCGCGGGATGACGGTTTCCGAAGTGGCCGGTTTCGGATTGCAAAAAGGACAGACGGGAGTCTTTCGAGGAAGTGTCTTCGAAATGCAGTTTTTGCCGAAAGTGAAGGTTGAACTTGTGATCGAAGAGAGCAGAGTGGACGCCGTTATTGAAGCGATTAGGAGCAGTTGTGCCACGGGGAAGGTTGGCGACGGCAAAATATTTGTTTACCCGGTGGAAGACGCCGTGCGCATCCGAACCGGTGAGCAAGGTTTGGAGGCACTGACGGGCGAATAA
- a CDS encoding ABC transporter permease — protein sequence MTDLPVLIQNEIIKMGRRRRFVVIVLILVVLASLFTYAQYRETQEQMQRTGTVDWRAELQQKIIDAQNRLASNRLPEKVQTHLKLRLQQQQYYLDHGINPRTPGAPTFVRVFMQEGISFAVPLFATVLAADIVSGEFADGTIKTLLTRPVERWKILASKYATVLLYASLLVVAIGVVCYTVSGIALGYSGWTEPVLTGFQSDGEQLKTDNVHPVPLWRYNLMAYGLGWFVAIVTGTITFTVSVLVRNTAVGIGFMMALTSSGMLLSPVVSSWDSAKYLVMLNFKLTDYLTGQAPPVPGMTLPFSLTVLGVWALACLIVAFAVFTQKDIV from the coding sequence TTGACTGACTTACCCGTCCTCATCCAAAACGAAATCATCAAAATGGGGCGGCGACGGCGTTTTGTTGTCATTGTCTTGATCCTTGTCGTCCTGGCATCGCTGTTCACGTACGCCCAGTACCGGGAAACGCAAGAACAGATGCAGCGGACGGGAACCGTCGATTGGCGCGCTGAACTGCAGCAAAAAATCATCGACGCGCAAAACCGGTTGGCGTCCAACCGCTTACCCGAAAAAGTCCAAACCCATTTGAAACTGCGCCTGCAACAGCAGCAGTACTACTTGGACCACGGCATCAATCCGCGCACGCCCGGTGCGCCGACGTTTGTGCGGGTGTTCATGCAAGAAGGGATTTCGTTCGCAGTACCACTCTTCGCCACTGTGCTTGCGGCGGACATCGTCTCCGGAGAATTCGCGGACGGAACGATTAAGACACTGTTAACCCGACCGGTTGAACGGTGGAAAATACTCGCCAGCAAATACGCTACAGTCCTCTTGTATGCCTCACTCCTTGTCGTGGCCATCGGCGTCGTCTGCTACACCGTATCTGGGATAGCCCTCGGCTACAGCGGCTGGACCGAACCGGTACTGACAGGGTTCCAGTCGGATGGAGAACAGCTGAAGACAGACAACGTCCATCCCGTCCCCCTGTGGCGATACAACCTCATGGCCTACGGCCTCGGCTGGTTTGTCGCCATCGTCACCGGAACGATCACGTTCACGGTCTCTGTCCTCGTCCGGAATACGGCTGTCGGCATTGGATTCATGATGGCGTTGACGTCTTCCGGCATGCTCCTCAGCCCGGTCGTCTCTTCCTGGGATTCGGCCAAATACTTGGTGATGCTAAACTTTAAGCTGACCGATTACTTAACCGGACAAGCACCGCCTGTCCCCGGTATGACACTGCCGTTTTCCCTCACCGTCCTCGGGGTATGGGCCCTGGCTTGTCTCATCGTGGCGTTCGCCGTCTTTACTCAAAAAGATATCGTGTAA
- a CDS encoding ABC transporter ATP-binding protein → MITISVQHVSKAFGKRRIVHDLSFEVKEGEVFGFLGPNGAGKTTTIRMMTGLVKPTSGRIRICGYDVQRDFRQAMRHMGSIVENPALYTYMSGRENLQLFARMLGVGAERIDEVVRQVGLKERADDKVKTYSLGMRQRLGIAQALLGHPKVLILDEPTNGLDPSGMRELRAFIRRLADRQGVTVFVSSHILSEIEAMCDRVAIVSAGRLVHVASVQKRNTDEHCPTVWHLQPVEKAISVMQSHSDVNTVKRESDDTVKAGIPADKIAEVNRALLKAGVAVSGIEREKSSLEDWFMTLTGDDQVD, encoded by the coding sequence ATGATAACGATATCGGTTCAACACGTCTCAAAGGCGTTTGGAAAAAGGCGCATCGTCCACGACCTTTCGTTTGAAGTGAAGGAAGGGGAGGTGTTCGGTTTTCTTGGGCCGAACGGCGCCGGTAAAACGACGACGATCCGCATGATGACCGGCCTCGTCAAACCGACGTCCGGCCGCATACGCATTTGCGGTTACGATGTGCAGAGGGACTTTCGTCAGGCCATGCGGCACATGGGCAGCATCGTGGAAAATCCGGCCCTCTACACGTACATGAGCGGGAGGGAAAATTTACAGCTGTTTGCCCGCATGCTTGGTGTCGGAGCGGAACGAATCGACGAGGTCGTGCGTCAAGTTGGACTAAAGGAGCGTGCGGACGATAAGGTGAAAACGTACTCCCTCGGCATGCGCCAGCGGCTCGGTATCGCCCAGGCGTTACTCGGCCACCCGAAAGTCCTCATTTTGGACGAGCCGACAAACGGCCTCGATCCCTCGGGCATGCGCGAATTGCGCGCGTTTATCCGTCGTCTGGCCGACCGACAAGGTGTCACTGTGTTCGTCTCCAGCCACATCCTGAGTGAAATCGAGGCGATGTGTGATCGTGTGGCCATTGTAAGCGCTGGACGCCTGGTGCACGTCGCATCGGTACAAAAGCGAAACACAGACGAACACTGTCCGACGGTATGGCATCTCCAGCCGGTAGAAAAAGCGATTTCCGTCATGCAATCGCATTCCGACGTCAACACTGTAAAACGGGAAAGCGACGATACCGTGAAGGCGGGAATACCAGCCGACAAAATAGCTGAAGTGAATCGAGCCCTGCTGAAAGCGGGGGTCGCTGTCAGCGGCATCGAACGGGAAAAATCGTCCCTGGAGGATTGGTTTATGACGTTGACAGGAGACGATCAAGTTGACTGA
- a CDS encoding EamA family transporter, translating to MEGTMGYVYIFGTIIFTVYGQLVLKWRISQYGELPDGRWFEKGWFLLKLVLDPFVFSGMVSAFAASLFWMAAMTKFEISYAYPFMSLSFVLVFGLSIFLFQESVTFAKVAGLGLIVLGVIVTSQSL from the coding sequence GTGGAGGGTACGATGGGATACGTCTACATTTTTGGGACCATCATTTTTACGGTTTACGGCCAACTCGTACTAAAGTGGCGCATCAGTCAGTACGGAGAACTGCCGGACGGGCGTTGGTTTGAAAAAGGGTGGTTTCTCCTGAAACTAGTTCTCGACCCGTTTGTTTTTTCAGGCATGGTTTCGGCTTTTGCCGCCTCTCTCTTCTGGATGGCGGCGATGACGAAGTTCGAGATCAGTTACGCATATCCTTTTATGAGCTTGTCGTTTGTGCTCGTGTTCGGCTTGTCGATTTTTCTGTTCCAGGAATCCGTGACATTTGCCAAAGTGGCCGGATTGGGGTTGATCGTACTGGGAGTGATCGTGACCAGTCAATCGTTGTGA
- a CDS encoding MerR family transcriptional regulator gives MDYKEKKVMTIGIVSELTGLSERQIRYYEVRGLITPSRSNGGTRKFSFSDVEKLVDIANKMEDGLQTFEIKEMERRKRRKEEEAKRRMIRGQINAAFRLRE, from the coding sequence GTGGACTACAAAGAGAAGAAAGTGATGACGATTGGCATTGTCAGTGAGTTGACGGGCCTATCCGAAAGACAAATTCGATACTATGAAGTGCGCGGGTTAATCACACCTTCCCGTTCTAACGGAGGAACGCGAAAGTTTTCATTCTCTGACGTCGAGAAATTAGTGGACATTGCCAACAAAATGGAAGACGGATTACAGACGTTTGAAATTAAAGAGATGGAAAGGCGGAAAAGAAGGAAAGAAGAAGAGGCGAAGCGCCGGATGATCCGCGGCCAAATTAATGCCGCGTTTCGTCTGAGAGAGTAA
- a CDS encoding prolyl oligopeptidase family serine peptidase — protein MARQLARSFERPITKQLELDYLLYLPDGYREDASQGWPLILFLHGMGQRGDDLELIKKHGIPKIVEERNDFPFVAVSPQCKESTYWPMELESLIALLDDVVARYNVDAGRIYLTGLSMGGYGTWLLATAYPERFAAIAPICGGGFPVMASRLKDVPVWAFHGAKDETVPLSESERMVHALKACGGEVRFTVYPQAGHDAWTETYDNPELYEWFLRHRRK, from the coding sequence TTGGCAAGACAGCTGGCACGGTCATTTGAGCGTCCAATCACGAAACAACTGGAGTTGGATTATTTGCTGTACCTTCCGGACGGTTACCGGGAAGATGCTTCACAAGGCTGGCCGCTCATTCTGTTCCTGCACGGTATGGGGCAGCGCGGCGACGACTTGGAACTCATTAAAAAGCACGGCATTCCGAAAATTGTGGAAGAGCGGAACGACTTCCCTTTTGTGGCGGTTTCACCTCAGTGCAAGGAGTCGACCTACTGGCCGATGGAACTGGAATCTTTGATCGCGTTGTTAGATGACGTCGTCGCTCGGTACAACGTAGATGCTGGCCGAATTTATTTGACAGGTCTCAGTATGGGGGGTTACGGGACGTGGTTGTTGGCCACAGCGTACCCTGAGAGGTTTGCCGCAATCGCACCGATTTGCGGCGGTGGTTTCCCTGTCATGGCGTCACGGCTGAAAGACGTCCCGGTTTGGGCGTTTCACGGGGCGAAAGACGAGACGGTCCCCCTTTCGGAGTCGGAGAGGATGGTTCACGCTTTGAAGGCGTGCGGCGGCGAGGTCCGCTTTACCGTTTATCCGCAAGCGGGTCACGACGCCTGGACAGAGACGTACGACAACCCGGAGCTGTACGAGTGGTTTCTTCGTCACAGGCGAAAGTAA
- the rfbA gene encoding glucose-1-phosphate thymidylyltransferase RfbA, whose translation MKGIVLAGGNGTRLYPLTRCISKHLLPVYEKPMIYYPLSVLMLAGIRDILIICKPEDQPRFEQLLGDGSSIGISLSYAVQPEPNGLAEAFLIGEDFIGEDCVALVLGDNIFYGQGFTPLLRKVARRTSGATVFGYRVKDPHRFGVVEFDQHQNVVSLEEKPQRPKSDFAVTGLYFYDNDVVDIAKTIRPSERGELEITDVNQAYLKRGQLKVELLGRGFAWLDTGTHESLLEASQFIETIEKRQGFKVACLEEIAYYMGYITREQLYALAEPLKQTNYGRYLLEVAERESAQHYWAQTDADYRKELMKYA comes from the coding sequence ATGAAAGGGATTGTCCTGGCCGGGGGTAACGGCACGCGGTTGTACCCTTTAACCCGCTGTATTTCCAAACATTTGCTCCCGGTCTACGAGAAACCGATGATCTACTATCCGTTGTCCGTACTGATGCTCGCAGGAATACGGGACATCCTTATTATTTGCAAACCGGAAGATCAACCGCGGTTCGAGCAATTGCTCGGAGACGGCTCGTCTATCGGTATTTCGCTTTCATACGCCGTTCAGCCGGAGCCTAACGGGTTGGCAGAAGCTTTTCTCATCGGAGAAGATTTTATCGGAGAGGACTGTGTGGCCCTCGTATTGGGGGACAACATTTTTTACGGTCAAGGCTTCACGCCCCTTTTGCGCAAAGTCGCCAGGCGGACGTCCGGCGCCACCGTGTTCGGCTACCGGGTGAAAGACCCGCATCGGTTCGGCGTCGTGGAGTTTGATCAACACCAGAATGTGGTATCCCTCGAAGAGAAACCACAACGTCCGAAATCGGATTTCGCCGTAACCGGTTTATATTTTTACGACAACGACGTCGTTGACATCGCGAAAACGATTCGACCTTCTGAGCGGGGGGAGCTGGAGATCACCGATGTCAATCAAGCGTATTTGAAAAGAGGGCAATTAAAGGTCGAGCTGTTAGGGCGGGGGTTCGCCTGGCTCGACACTGGCACGCACGAGTCGTTGCTGGAAGCGTCGCAGTTCATCGAGACAATTGAGAAGCGGCAAGGCTTTAAAGTCGCGTGTCTGGAAGAGATCGCTTACTACATGGGGTATATTACCCGCGAACAGTTGTACGCATTGGCAGAGCCGTTAAAACAGACCAATTACGGCCGCTATTTGCTGGAGGTGGCTGAGAGGGAGAGCGCCCAACACTACTGGGCGCAGACGGACGCCGATTACCGGAAGGAGCTGATGAAATATGCCTGA
- a CDS encoding DinB family protein encodes MTRRADKWIRVRQLAQSVSFYVDQLEFVLVEKEESKRLALVKSPVGELLLIAEEDVKSDDLLPWLEEFYDAPKAGQSLYFKGGDDLVAYKNRLLARIPHHLNWEETEWGRMTLVVSDPDQYVLSFEASAPISDEELLKLYEAAPERLKRALEGLKERDLDLFRAPEKWSIRQIVLHIVDSDATSLSIVKYALAEPGRTFYANPYHPDVWAEGLDYANRPIDVEVALFEAIRKHVAGLLKHLPDALNRTVLLKGGEEVVVRDRIHMLMAHALHHIEQIWETRKVYKK; translated from the coding sequence ATGACTAGACGGGCCGACAAATGGATCCGCGTCCGTCAATTGGCACAGTCCGTATCGTTTTATGTCGATCAATTGGAGTTCGTACTCGTTGAGAAAGAAGAATCCAAACGTCTCGCCCTTGTCAAGTCGCCTGTTGGTGAGTTGCTCCTCATAGCGGAAGAGGACGTGAAGAGTGACGATCTGTTGCCGTGGCTGGAAGAGTTTTACGATGCACCCAAGGCGGGACAAAGTCTGTACTTCAAGGGAGGTGACGATCTTGTCGCTTACAAAAACCGTCTCCTCGCGCGCATCCCGCACCACCTCAACTGGGAAGAAACCGAGTGGGGACGCATGACGCTCGTCGTTAGCGACCCGGACCAGTACGTGCTTTCGTTTGAAGCGTCTGCGCCAATTTCAGATGAAGAATTGCTGAAACTGTATGAAGCTGCTCCTGAGAGGCTAAAGCGAGCCCTGGAAGGTTTGAAGGAAAGGGACTTGGATCTTTTCCGGGCGCCGGAGAAGTGGTCGATTCGGCAAATCGTATTACATATAGTGGACTCCGATGCAACATCGCTCTCGATCGTAAAATATGCCTTAGCGGAGCCCGGTCGGACGTTTTACGCAAACCCGTACCATCCTGACGTCTGGGCGGAAGGCCTGGACTACGCCAACCGGCCCATCGACGTCGAAGTGGCGTTGTTTGAAGCGATTCGCAAGCACGTCGCGGGTCTCCTTAAACATTTGCCTGATGCCCTGAACCGGACAGTTTTGCTTAAAGGTGGGGAGGAAGTGGTGGTGCGCGACCGGATCCACATGCTCATGGCCCACGCCTTGCACCACATTGAACAAATCTGGGAAACGCGGAAAGTGTATAAGAAATAA
- a CDS encoding ammonium transporter, protein MTQKVLTGSIVGLSLCFIHTSALAADVSGETLKVSMDTMWMLIGALLVFLMHAGFAMLESGFTRSKNTLNILMKNVLTISLGALVYFVIGYGIMFGTDVASFIGSDGFFPGVEEDIGFFVFQAMFAATCATIISGAVAERIKLSSYLLLTIAFTAFIYPVVGHWVWSDGWLAKLGFTDFAGSTVVHMTGALGALVAVKFLGGRIGKYEGDKVNVIPGHNIPLGALGVLLLWFGWFGFNGGSTLEADPVLLPLIVTTTMLSASSGVVSSAVYSLIKYKRIDASLTLNGALAGLVGITAGTADVSPVGAIVIGLVAGVVLVESVQLIDRKFRLDDPVGAIAVHGVCGAWGTLAVGLFATDGGLFYGGGVSLLGIQAVGILAVTAWTIVLTTVVLGIMCLIYPIRVPEEEEIEGLDFAEHGSSAYDDRGSFSHYPFFDSARFGEGLVQRLNSLEEKQRDGTPATSPLLPSE, encoded by the coding sequence ATGACCCAAAAGGTTTTGACGGGGAGTATCGTCGGACTGTCCCTATGCTTCATTCACACCTCTGCACTGGCAGCTGACGTATCGGGGGAAACGCTTAAGGTATCTATGGACACGATGTGGATGTTAATCGGCGCGCTGCTCGTGTTTTTGATGCATGCGGGATTTGCCATGCTGGAAAGCGGGTTTACCCGATCGAAAAACACACTGAACATCCTGATGAAGAACGTATTGACCATTTCACTCGGTGCGTTAGTGTACTTTGTCATAGGATACGGCATCATGTTTGGCACCGACGTTGCGTCGTTCATCGGAAGTGACGGGTTTTTTCCAGGTGTAGAAGAAGACATCGGGTTCTTTGTCTTCCAGGCGATGTTTGCGGCTACGTGTGCGACGATCATTTCCGGAGCGGTGGCCGAACGGATAAAATTAAGTAGTTACTTGTTGTTAACCATCGCCTTTACCGCCTTTATTTACCCTGTCGTCGGTCATTGGGTTTGGAGTGACGGGTGGCTGGCTAAGCTCGGGTTTACGGACTTTGCCGGTTCTACCGTCGTGCATATGACGGGTGCCCTGGGGGCGCTGGTGGCGGTTAAGTTTCTCGGTGGACGCATCGGCAAGTACGAGGGCGACAAAGTCAACGTCATTCCCGGGCACAATATTCCGTTAGGAGCGCTCGGCGTCCTGCTGCTCTGGTTCGGCTGGTTCGGGTTTAACGGCGGTAGCACATTGGAGGCTGACCCGGTATTGCTCCCGCTCATTGTAACGACGACCATGCTGTCCGCATCCAGCGGAGTCGTGTCTAGTGCGGTATACTCTCTAATCAAGTACAAGCGGATTGACGCGTCCCTGACACTAAACGGTGCCCTAGCCGGTCTTGTCGGAATCACGGCTGGTACGGCGGACGTTTCTCCGGTGGGGGCGATCGTCATCGGATTGGTGGCAGGAGTTGTGTTGGTCGAATCCGTTCAGCTCATTGACCGCAAATTCAGACTGGACGATCCCGTCGGCGCCATTGCGGTTCACGGTGTTTGCGGTGCATGGGGAACATTGGCCGTAGGACTGTTTGCCACAGACGGCGGTTTGTTTTACGGGGGAGGTGTCTCCCTTTTAGGAATTCAAGCGGTTGGCATTTTGGCTGTGACTGCGTGGACGATCGTGCTCACGACGGTTGTGCTCGGGATAATGTGCCTCATCTATCCGATTCGCGTCCCAGAAGAAGAAGAAATTGAAGGGCTTGACTTTGCAGAACACGGATCTTCGGCATACGACGACCGGGGGAGCTTTTCGCACTATCCCTTTTTCGATTCAGCTCGTTTTGGTGAAGGCCTCGTACAGCGATTGAACAGTCTGGAAGAAAAACAGAGAGACGGAACACCGGCGACGTCGCCGCTTTTGCCTTCTGAATAG
- the rfbB gene encoding dTDP-glucose 4,6-dehydratase yields MPEQTLLVTGGAGFIGSNFIPYFLNRYPQYRIVNVDKLTAAASLSRLKSVEGHPRYQFIRGDIANRELMAFVFTHFDVKGVIHFAAESHVDNSIADPEVFVRTNVLGTFTLLDVARTHWMEEPFRYRDDYRGCRFHHISTDEVYGTLGRTGFFTEESPYAPNSPYSASKASSDMLVRSYHHTYGLDVVTTNCSNNYGPKQHSEKFIPTVIRKALAFEPIPIYGDGKNVRDWLYVLDHCKGIDQVFHRGKSGDVYNIGGKNEWENIEVARKICDILDRLVPPDSKGAAVKSYKELIQFVKDRPGHDRRYAIDASKIENELGWRAEEDFESGLAKTVEWYVEHAEG; encoded by the coding sequence ATGCCTGAACAGACGTTACTCGTCACCGGAGGAGCTGGCTTCATCGGTTCCAACTTTATTCCTTATTTTCTGAACCGTTACCCCCAGTACCGCATTGTAAACGTGGACAAATTGACGGCTGCTGCCAGTTTGAGTCGACTGAAAAGTGTGGAGGGTCATCCCCGGTACCAGTTTATACGAGGGGACATTGCGAACCGAGAACTCATGGCGTTCGTGTTCACGCACTTTGACGTGAAAGGTGTGATCCATTTTGCCGCCGAATCCCACGTCGACAACTCCATTGCCGACCCGGAAGTGTTTGTGCGCACAAACGTCCTTGGAACGTTTACCTTGTTGGATGTGGCGAGGACGCACTGGATGGAGGAACCTTTCCGCTACCGCGACGACTACCGCGGCTGTCGTTTCCACCACATCTCGACAGATGAGGTGTACGGCACACTGGGGAGGACGGGCTTTTTCACCGAGGAGAGTCCGTATGCTCCGAACAGCCCGTACAGTGCCAGCAAGGCGAGTTCGGACATGCTGGTGAGAAGTTACCACCACACGTACGGCCTGGATGTCGTCACGACGAACTGTTCCAACAACTACGGACCGAAACAGCACAGCGAAAAATTCATCCCGACTGTTATCCGCAAGGCCCTTGCCTTCGAGCCGATTCCGATCTACGGGGATGGGAAAAATGTCCGCGACTGGCTGTACGTGTTGGATCACTGTAAAGGCATCGACCAAGTGTTCCACCGCGGGAAATCCGGCGACGTCTACAATATCGGAGGGAAGAACGAGTGGGAGAACATCGAGGTTGCCCGTAAAATATGCGACATTTTAGACCGCCTCGTTCCGCCAGATTCGAAGGGGGCGGCAGTCAAAAGCTACAAAGAGCTTATTCAATTTGTGAAAGACCGGCCGGGACACGACAGACGGTACGCCATCGACGCATCGAAAATAGAAAACGAACTCGGATGGCGGGCGGAGGAAGATTTTGAGAGCGGCCTCGCCAAGACAGTGGAGTGGTATGTCGAACATGCAGAAGGATAA
- a CDS encoding glycosyltransferase family 2 protein, with amino-acid sequence MQKDKPFISVVTPVYGCNSCLGELYRRLKATLAEITANYEIVFVNDASPDNAWATICALAEKDRRVKGINLSRNFGQHRAITAGLDFADGEWVVVMDCDLQDRPEEILRLYRKALEGYDVVFARRHERQDRLWKRWTSICFYRVLDFFTEHRSDHTVANFSISSRTVVDNFRNMREQNRIFPLFLQWMGFNTATIDVEHSKRYAGKSSYTLSKLFHLAIDTIVSQSNKPLRLSIQFGFLISFASLLYGLWLMYRYFFLAQPVPGWTSVMVSIYFIGGLLFANLGILGLYIGKVFDEVKNRPLYVIRDKVGFDKDKGREVLKQVDSL; translated from the coding sequence ATGCAGAAGGATAAGCCTTTCATTTCCGTTGTCACACCTGTATACGGCTGTAATTCGTGTCTCGGCGAACTGTACCGCCGCTTGAAAGCGACGTTGGCAGAGATCACGGCGAACTACGAAATTGTATTTGTCAACGACGCCAGTCCGGACAACGCCTGGGCGACGATATGTGCGCTGGCTGAAAAAGACAGGAGAGTGAAGGGGATTAACCTGTCGCGGAACTTCGGACAGCACCGGGCGATTACCGCCGGGCTTGATTTTGCAGACGGCGAATGGGTCGTGGTCATGGACTGCGATTTACAAGACCGGCCGGAAGAGATTTTACGCCTGTACCGTAAAGCGTTGGAAGGTTACGATGTCGTCTTCGCCAGACGCCACGAACGGCAGGATCGACTGTGGAAACGGTGGACGTCTATTTGCTTTTACCGGGTGTTAGACTTTTTTACCGAACACCGTTCGGATCACACAGTGGCCAATTTCAGTATCAGCTCCCGTACAGTGGTGGACAATTTTCGCAACATGCGCGAACAAAACCGGATCTTTCCCCTTTTTTTGCAGTGGATGGGATTTAATACGGCGACGATTGATGTAGAACACAGTAAGCGGTATGCGGGAAAGTCGTCTTACACCTTAAGCAAACTGTTTCATCTGGCGATTGATACCATTGTCTCCCAGTCCAACAAACCGCTGCGCCTGTCCATCCAGTTCGGGTTTCTCATATCTTTCGCATCACTGCTGTACGGGTTGTGGCTCATGTACCGTTACTTCTTCCTCGCCCAGCCTGTACCTGGCTGGACGAGTGTCATGGTGTCCATTTACTTCATCGGCGGTCTTTTGTTCGCCAATTTAGGTATTCTCGGACTGTATATCGGAAAAGTGTTTGACGAAGTGAAAAACCGGCCGTTGTACGTCATTCGGGACAAGGTTGGATTTGATAAGGACAAAGGGCGTGAAGTGTTGAAGCAGGTGGATTCGCTGTAA